Proteins encoded within one genomic window of Amycolatopsis sp. 2-15:
- a CDS encoding DUF742 domain-containing protein: MPEEFAGEPVVGDGWVSDPSPVPGPRTLVRPYVLTRGRTHSRRNLAVEALVKANAGDPRWNSPQVKGEFRIVRSLCLYPRSVAEVAATLSVPLGVARVLLDDLAELGLVTIHAPQRKEDGRPAIALMERVLSGLNRL, encoded by the coding sequence GTGCCCGAGGAGTTCGCGGGCGAGCCCGTGGTGGGCGACGGCTGGGTCTCCGATCCGTCGCCGGTCCCCGGCCCGCGAACGCTCGTCCGGCCGTACGTCCTCACCCGCGGCCGCACGCACTCCCGCCGCAACCTCGCCGTCGAAGCGCTCGTGAAGGCCAACGCCGGCGACCCGCGGTGGAACTCGCCGCAGGTGAAGGGCGAGTTCCGGATCGTGCGGTCGCTGTGCCTGTACCCGCGGTCGGTGGCCGAGGTGGCCGCGACGCTGAGCGTTCCGCTCGGCGTCGCGCGGGTCCTGCTCGACGACCTGGCCGAGCTCGGCCTCGTGACGATCCACGCGCCGCAACGCAAAGAGGACGGCCGCCCGGCGATCGCGCTGATGGAGCGCGTTCTTTCGGGTCTCAACCGACTCTGA
- a CDS encoding cation diffusion facilitator family transporter — MSEQEESGGESTLTVLLAGGVNLAIAILKLIAGIITGSGAMLSEAAHSFADTITEVLLLTALKRSERPADRLHPFGYGKERYFWSLLAAVSIFASGAMFALYEGFTTVFGESTDQTSPIVGYAVLGIAFLLEGTSWLQAIRQVRKEARQERRSFFTYLRMIDDPAPKTVLFEDSAALIGLLLAFAGIGLHQLTGSSVWDGIASILIGLLLACVAYLLGRTNRGLLVGRQADPRIVRGVRDHLVAAPEIEAVVDLQTMLMGTDQVLVCARVDFDDSLGAADVEFACVRIAGELTEGFNDITEVFIEPVPRSDPNLRAAVLARYGDLSTRPIEDSL; from the coding sequence GTGAGCGAGCAAGAAGAATCGGGCGGCGAGAGCACCCTCACGGTGCTGCTGGCCGGCGGCGTGAACCTGGCCATCGCCATCCTGAAGCTGATCGCCGGGATCATCACCGGCTCGGGCGCGATGCTGTCGGAGGCGGCGCACTCCTTCGCCGACACCATCACCGAGGTCCTGCTCCTCACGGCCTTGAAACGTTCGGAGCGCCCGGCCGACCGGCTCCACCCGTTCGGCTACGGCAAGGAGCGCTACTTCTGGTCGCTGCTGGCGGCCGTCTCGATCTTCGCCTCGGGCGCGATGTTCGCGCTGTACGAGGGCTTCACCACCGTGTTCGGCGAGAGCACGGACCAGACGAGCCCGATCGTCGGTTACGCCGTGCTGGGGATCGCCTTCCTCCTCGAAGGCACTTCGTGGCTGCAGGCGATCCGGCAGGTGCGCAAGGAGGCCCGGCAGGAGCGGCGTTCGTTCTTCACCTACCTGCGCATGATCGACGACCCCGCGCCGAAGACCGTGCTGTTCGAGGACTCGGCCGCGTTGATCGGTCTGCTGCTCGCGTTCGCCGGCATCGGGTTGCACCAGCTCACGGGCTCGTCGGTGTGGGACGGCATCGCGTCGATCCTCATCGGCCTGCTGCTCGCGTGCGTCGCGTACCTGCTGGGCCGTACCAACCGGGGCCTGCTCGTGGGCCGGCAGGCGGATCCGCGGATCGTGCGCGGGGTGCGTGACCACCTCGTGGCGGCCCCGGAAATCGAGGCGGTGGTGGACCTGCAGACGATGCTCATGGGCACCGACCAGGTGCTCGTGTGCGCCCGCGTGGACTTCGACGATTCGCTGGGGGCGGCCGACGTCGAGTTCGCCTGCGTGCGGATCGCGGGGGAGCTGACCGAGGGGTTCAACGACATCACCGAGGTCTTCATCGAGCCGGTGCCGCGGTCGGATCCGAACCTGCGGGCCGCGGTGCTGGCGCGCTACGGCGACTTGAGCACGCGGCCGATCGAGGATTCGCTGTAG
- a CDS encoding CAP domain-containing protein, which translates to MVLVSLSVLLGGFSAAGGTVWLHDRPSVATLGSTAAGQSDPLSGVPPVDPYAKQPSSSTPGGIPAPDTGGTSGTPTPDSTAPTTSTSAGPDATSTTASGTPSSGTPAPPKPDPKTTPAKTTPARTTNPSMAGQVVDLVNDERAKAGCDPVAEEPHLDQAAQDHSDDMSARNYFSHDTPEGKHFDERIRDAGYSKPGAENIAKGATSAKQVMQLWMNSSGHRANILNCSLTKLGVGVTTAGWYWTQDFGY; encoded by the coding sequence GTGGTTTTGGTGTCACTGAGTGTTCTTCTCGGCGGTTTCTCCGCCGCTGGAGGGACAGTGTGGCTCCACGACAGACCCAGCGTGGCGACGCTCGGTAGCACCGCCGCAGGTCAGTCCGATCCGCTGTCCGGCGTGCCGCCGGTCGATCCGTACGCGAAGCAGCCGTCGTCGTCCACTCCCGGCGGCATCCCGGCCCCGGACACGGGCGGCACGAGTGGCACCCCGACGCCCGACTCGACCGCCCCCACGACATCGACTTCAGCCGGCCCCGACGCGACGTCGACCACCGCGTCTGGCACCCCGAGCTCCGGCACCCCCGCGCCGCCCAAGCCGGATCCGAAGACCACCCCGGCGAAGACCACCCCGGCCCGCACCACGAACCCGTCGATGGCCGGCCAGGTCGTGGACCTCGTGAACGACGAGCGCGCCAAGGCCGGCTGCGATCCCGTCGCCGAGGAGCCGCACCTCGACCAGGCCGCGCAGGACCACAGCGACGACATGTCGGCCCGCAACTACTTCTCGCACGACACGCCCGAAGGCAAGCACTTCGACGAGCGCATCCGCGACGCCGGCTACAGCAAGCCGGGCGCCGAGAACATCGCGAAGGGCGCGACGAGCGCGAAGCAGGTGATGCAGCTGTGGATGAACTCCAGCGGCCACCGCGCGAACATCCTCAACTGCTCGCTGACCAAGCTCGGCGTCGGCGTGACCACCGCCGGCTGGTACTGGACGCAGGACTTCGGGTACTGA